Genomic window (Gammaproteobacteria bacterium):
GCGCGCTGGAGAAGGTGGAACACGCGCTGCTGCTGTTCTTTCTGTCCCTGTTCGTACTGATCGGCGGGGTGGAAAACAGTCAGTTTCTGCAGTATCTCGGTCAACTCATCGTTCCGGTCGTCCAGCAGGATCTGATGCTGGCGTCCATCGCCCTGCTGTGGGTCGCAGCGATCCTGTCCGCGGCCATCGACAACATCCCGTTCACGGCGGCGATGATCCCGATCATCCTGAGCATGGAGGCACAGGGCATGGCCGTCACGCCACTATGGTGGAGCCTCGCCATGGGCGTCGGCATGGGTGGCAACGGCACCCACATCGGATCGACCGCCAACGTATTCATCGTCACCATCTCGGAACGCCTGGCGAAGCGCGAGAAAGACCCGTCCCTGGCCATCACGCCGGGGCTGTGGTTTCGAAAAGGAACCCCGGCCATGCTGGTCACTCTAATCGTGTGTTCGGTCTTCATGGCGCTGTTCTTCGACTTCTTTTCCATCCCGATCGCCCCCTGACACCCGGCGGGTTCGACACCGCGCCACGTGACCTGGAGAAACCATGACCTGCGCCAAAGCCATGTTCACCGACTTCGTCTCGGCCAGCCCGGAGCAGACCGTAGCCGATGCGCTCAAGCTTCTGGAGCAGCACGGCGTCCGTGCGATGCCGATTCTTGACGCGGAAGGCACGCTGGTGGGTGAATTCCACTTCCGCGTACTTCTCGCCCATCTTCTGCCGATCACCGGCGAGATAGACCTGATGGGCATGGGTACCGCCTCCGGCGGACTGTTAGACCACAACCTCAAACTGTCCTCGCTTATCGGCGGACGAAGCGAAATGAAATGCGCTGACCGATTTAAGGCGTTGATGCCGATACCGCTTCAGGAAGTCATGGACCCGAATTTTGTGCTGACACATCCCGA
Coding sequences:
- a CDS encoding CBS domain-containing protein encodes the protein MFTDFVSASPEQTVADALKLLEQHGVRAMPILDAEGTLVGEFHFRVLLAHLLPITGEIDLMGMGTASGGLLDHNLKLSSLIGGRSEMKCADRFKALMPIPLQEVMDPNFVLTHPETPLLECIRLLVKHRGLLGVVEKGEKKLIGMVTVQSIVRVLERTAAES